The following coding sequences are from one Thermoanaerobaculum aquaticum window:
- a CDS encoding MauE/DoxX family redox-associated membrane protein, which produces MRFFRNPWVHRVLAWVLGGIFLYAAVPKVLDPRPLLTIIWGYRILPAGPINLVAIYMPWLELFVGLGLLTGFLRRGAAFWAFFLLSLFEVALLVNAFRGVNVACGCFSQSAEDVHNAWFLVLRDLPMWLAAGVLLFFEPKASESPATAEGQLAG; this is translated from the coding sequence ATGAGGTTTTTCCGAAACCCCTGGGTTCACCGTGTTCTCGCTTGGGTTTTGGGGGGGATTTTTCTTTACGCGGCGGTGCCCAAGGTGCTGGACCCCCGCCCGTTGCTCACGATCATTTGGGGTTACCGCATTCTCCCGGCCGGGCCCATTAACCTCGTGGCCATTTACATGCCGTGGCTGGAGCTTTTTGTGGGGCTGGGGCTTTTGACGGGCTTTTTGCGGCGAGGGGCGGCGTTCTGGGCGTTTTTCCTGCTTTCGCTTTTTGAAGTGGCGCTTTTGGTGAACGCCTTTCGCGGCGTGAACGTGGCCTGCGGCTGCTTTTCCCAATCGGCCGAGGACGTGCACAACGCCTGGTTTCTGGTGCTGCGCGACCTCCCCATGTGGCTTGCCGCTGGGGTTTTGCTCTTTTTCGAGCCAAAAGCCAGCGAATCACCGGCAACGGCCGAAGGCCAATTGGCCGGCTAA
- a CDS encoding FAD-dependent thymidylate synthase → MPIPAQVRLVAAFPRPVDVAVAAARSCYSPQLVPPAKVPGEHLAEEEARQAALARRDKLAQSLYLAGHHTTFQHAHFLFAIEGVSRQFVWSFLHAHPFANSEQVSQRYVPVAEDAVYEPPTLPENAKAEYQSTVAHLHAAYRQLVEALSPIAEAELLARFPTWKRHPERLARQTQRKAQEVARAVLPLATLTSLYHTISCLTLFRYRRLCAQADVPEETRAVVEAMVAEALRWDPTLEKLFQEPIALEETPEYRCFLEFHSASPQPAAFREEFDRQLGGLSSRLMSWGQRNQEAVAAAVRAVLGVTEAQLPTTEAIRLVLDPSRNTLLGEELNLTTLSKLSRALHHAHYTFAKKLSHAADSQDQRHRMTPAARPLLWAVVDEEPDVVVPKLVQHAGGKALSLFEDAVSRAWEGAQKLLRAGASREHALYLLPNALAIRFVESADLLNLHHKHRMRLCYNAQEEIWQASWEEAEQIAAVDPEIGRFLLPPCAVRKAAGKTPICPEGDRFCGIPVWRLQRKDYRRLI, encoded by the coding sequence GTGCCGATACCCGCGCAAGTGAGGTTGGTGGCCGCGTTCCCCCGTCCTGTGGATGTGGCGGTGGCGGCGGCTCGCAGTTGCTACTCGCCGCAGCTGGTGCCGCCGGCAAAAGTGCCCGGGGAGCACCTGGCCGAGGAAGAGGCCCGGCAGGCGGCGTTAGCCCGGCGGGACAAGCTGGCCCAATCCCTTTACCTGGCCGGCCACCACACCACCTTTCAGCACGCGCACTTCTTGTTTGCCATTGAAGGGGTTTCCCGGCAGTTCGTGTGGTCCTTCCTGCACGCCCATCCCTTTGCCAACTCCGAGCAGGTGTCCCAGAGGTACGTGCCGGTGGCGGAGGACGCAGTTTACGAGCCGCCCACGCTGCCGGAAAATGCCAAAGCCGAATACCAGAGCACCGTGGCCCACCTGCATGCGGCTTACCGGCAGCTGGTGGAAGCGCTTTCGCCCATTGCCGAAGCAGAGCTTCTCGCCCGCTTTCCCACTTGGAAGCGACACCCGGAGAGGCTAGCCCGGCAAACCCAGCGGAAAGCCCAGGAGGTGGCGCGGGCGGTTTTGCCCCTGGCCACCCTCACCTCGCTTTACCACACCATTTCCTGCCTTACGTTGTTCCGCTACCGCCGCCTGTGCGCCCAGGCCGATGTCCCGGAGGAAACCCGCGCGGTGGTTGAAGCCATGGTGGCGGAAGCCCTCCGGTGGGATCCCACACTGGAGAAGCTTTTCCAGGAGCCCATTGCCCTGGAAGAAACCCCGGAGTACCGCTGCTTTTTGGAGTTTCACAGCGCAAGCCCGCAACCGGCGGCGTTTCGGGAGGAGTTTGACCGCCAGCTGGGCGGGCTTTCCTCCCGCCTGATGAGCTGGGGACAGCGAAACCAGGAAGCCGTAGCGGCTGCGGTGCGGGCGGTGCTGGGGGTTACGGAAGCGCAGCTTCCCACCACGGAGGCCATCCGCCTGGTGCTGGACCCCAGCCGCAACACCTTGCTGGGCGAGGAGCTGAACCTCACCACGCTTTCCAAGCTCTCCCGGGCCCTGCACCACGCCCATTACACCTTTGCCAAGAAGCTCTCCCACGCCGCCGACTCCCAGGACCAGCGCCATCGCATGACGCCCGCCGCCCGCCCGCTGCTCTGGGCTGTGGTGGATGAAGAACCGGATGTGGTGGTGCCCAAGCTCGTGCAGCACGCTGGGGGGAAGGCTCTTTCCCTCTTTGAGGATGCCGTCAGCCGCGCCTGGGAAGGTGCGCAAAAGCTCTTGCGGGCGGGGGCAAGCCGTGAGCACGCGCTTTACCTTTTGCCCAACGCCCTGGCCATCCGCTTTGTGGAGTCTGCCGATCTCTTAAACCTCCACCACAAGCACCGCATGCGCCTCTGCTACAACGCCCAGGAGGAAATCTGGCAAGCTTCGTGGGAGGAAGCGGAGCAAATTGCCGCGGTGGACCCGGAAATTGGCCGCTTCCTTTTGCCACCCTGTGCGGTTCGCAAAGCCGCCGGCAAAACCCCCATTTGCCCGGAGGGGGATCGTTTCTGCGGGATTCCCGTATGGCGGCTGCAGCGGAAGGACTACCGCCGGCTCATTTAG
- a CDS encoding PLP-dependent transferase, whose protein sequence is MRDGVARYVAMAHEEQAARRRAWQEAKKWRFDTVAVHGLYTVEEAIQRNQGAIIEPIYLATSQAYRDSDELEAALAYLIPTWCYARIANPSVYYLEWTLALLEGYGCDFETACCATSSGMSAIMSAIEPFLVRLPGKESEPINFVASAHVYGGTFQQFSVRQREKGIEVRWVQHPERVEEWAELIDEHTRFLYGELPSNPTLAFFDIAAVAELAHKHQIPLIVDSTVATPALLRPLQHGADIVVHSVTKSMTASGFGIAGAVIARKPIVTNIPNEQLREDFASYIKFLPNRDNGPNLSPMQAALTLNDLRTLRSRMDMLSENALLVAEFLESHPKVEKVSYPGLKSYPLHHLARRYMWLVDSEHDQRYREKVNRYGHLLSFCVKGGHEAARRVLDGLQRIFRATDLGRIKSVATIPAISTHQQQGEEGRKLASIPDNLIRLSVGAEHPDDIIADLDQALARV, encoded by the coding sequence ATGCGTGACGGTGTGGCACGGTACGTGGCAATGGCCCACGAGGAGCAAGCAGCGCGGCGGCGGGCCTGGCAGGAAGCCAAGAAATGGCGTTTCGACACCGTGGCGGTGCACGGGCTTTACACGGTGGAAGAGGCCATCCAGCGCAACCAGGGGGCAATTATCGAGCCCATTTACCTCGCCACTTCCCAGGCCTACCGCGACAGCGACGAGCTGGAAGCGGCCCTGGCGTACCTGATCCCCACCTGGTGCTACGCGCGCATTGCCAACCCTTCGGTTTACTACCTGGAATGGACGCTGGCGCTTCTGGAAGGGTACGGCTGCGATTTTGAAACGGCCTGCTGTGCCACCTCTTCCGGCATGTCGGCGATCATGTCCGCCATTGAACCGTTTTTGGTGCGTTTGCCGGGAAAGGAAAGTGAGCCCATCAACTTCGTGGCCTCCGCTCACGTGTACGGGGGCACGTTCCAGCAGTTTTCGGTGCGCCAAAGGGAAAAGGGCATCGAGGTGCGGTGGGTGCAGCACCCGGAGCGGGTGGAGGAATGGGCCGAGCTCATTGATGAGCACACGCGCTTCTTGTACGGGGAGCTCCCCTCAAACCCCACCCTGGCGTTTTTCGACATTGCTGCGGTGGCTGAGCTGGCGCACAAACATCAAATCCCTCTCATCGTGGACTCCACAGTGGCCACGCCAGCGTTGCTGCGCCCTCTGCAACACGGGGCCGATATCGTGGTGCACTCGGTGACCAAGAGCATGACCGCCTCGGGGTTCGGCATTGCCGGCGCGGTCATTGCCCGAAAGCCCATCGTCACCAACATCCCCAACGAGCAGTTGCGCGAGGACTTCGCCAGCTACATCAAGTTTTTGCCCAACCGCGACAACGGCCCCAACCTTTCGCCCATGCAGGCGGCACTCACCCTGAACGACCTCCGCACGCTGCGCAGCCGCATGGATATGCTGTCCGAAAACGCGCTTTTGGTGGCGGAGTTCCTGGAGAGCCATCCGAAAGTGGAAAAGGTCAGCTACCCCGGGCTTAAGTCCTACCCGCTGCACCACCTGGCCCGGCGCTACATGTGGCTGGTGGACAGCGAGCACGATCAGCGCTACCGGGAAAAGGTCAACCGCTACGGTCACCTGCTTTCCTTCTGCGTGAAAGGGGGCCATGAGGCGGCACGGCGGGTTCTGGACGGTTTGCAGCGCATCTTCCGGGCCACGGACCTGGGGCGAATTAAGTCGGTGGCCACCATCCCTGCCATCTCCACCCACCAGCAGCAGGGGGAGGAAGGCCGCAAGCTGGCCTCCATCCCCGACAACCTCATCCGCCTTTCGGTGGGGGCCGAGCACCCGGACGACATCATTGCCGATTTGGACCAGGCGTTAGCGCGGGTTTAA
- a CDS encoding FmdB family zinc ribbon protein: protein MPIFEYLCAHCNRIYSFLSFSLTPKRQPTCPKCGSQELTRVPSSFAVAGTARKSQESEEKASEPTPDIPPGLERELESLAENLDEKDMEDPRTMGRLMRRLAEASGEPMPPTLEEMIRRMEAGEDPEKLEEELGDQLEEELGAEEEGGESPTPERDPGLYSF, encoded by the coding sequence GTGCCGATCTTCGAGTACCTTTGCGCCCATTGCAATCGCATTTACAGCTTTCTCTCTTTTTCGCTCACCCCCAAGCGCCAGCCCACCTGCCCCAAATGCGGAAGCCAGGAATTGACCCGCGTGCCTTCGTCTTTTGCCGTGGCGGGAACAGCCCGGAAGAGCCAGGAGAGCGAAGAAAAAGCGTCTGAGCCCACGCCCGATATTCCCCCGGGTTTGGAGCGGGAACTGGAGAGCCTGGCGGAAAACCTGGACGAAAAGGACATGGAGGACCCCAGGACCATGGGCCGTCTCATGCGCCGGCTGGCGGAGGCCTCGGGAGAGCCCATGCCCCCCACCCTGGAGGAAATGATCCGCCGGATGGAAGCGGGAGAGGACCCGGAAAAGCTGGAAGAGGAGCTCGGTGACCAGCTGGAAGAAGAGCTGGGGGCGGAGGAAGAGGGCGGAGAATCCCCAACGCCCGAGAGAGACCCCGGCCTTTACAGCTTTTAA
- a CDS encoding cation diffusion facilitator family transporter, whose amino-acid sequence MARVGEDRRKVRAARLAAGAAGLLAVAKAVVGWQTHSLAVLAAAVDSLMDLFCSGLNAVYLRMASEPPDEKHAFGHGKAEALSAVIQATVVAMGGLWLIGKSVERLLFPKPLEKTAVALAMMAVSLVVSLALTAFLRREAEATHSVALRADAFHYATDLASNGVAALGILAFEVFDWHAADPLATVVIALLILRGVWGIYRDAADELLDRGLPRQVEEEVKAMISNLAPEVRGYRAFRSRRAGRVPFFEFRLLVDRSTSFERSHEIAEEAIKRIRDKHGPDTQVMVDTDPV is encoded by the coding sequence TTGGCGAGGGTAGGGGAGGATCGGCGCAAGGTTCGGGCGGCCCGCCTGGCTGCCGGAGCCGCTGGCCTCCTGGCGGTGGCCAAGGCGGTTGTGGGCTGGCAAACCCATTCGCTGGCGGTGCTGGCCGCCGCTGTGGACTCGCTCATGGACCTCTTTTGCTCGGGGCTCAACGCCGTGTACCTGCGGATGGCCTCGGAACCACCGGACGAAAAACACGCCTTTGGTCATGGCAAAGCGGAAGCGCTTTCCGCGGTCATTCAAGCCACGGTGGTGGCCATGGGTGGGCTTTGGCTCATAGGTAAGTCGGTGGAGCGCCTTTTGTTCCCCAAGCCCCTGGAGAAAACCGCAGTGGCGCTGGCCATGATGGCGGTATCGCTGGTGGTTTCCCTGGCCCTCACGGCCTTTCTGCGGCGGGAGGCGGAAGCCACCCACTCTGTGGCGCTCCGCGCCGATGCTTTCCACTACGCCACCGACCTGGCCTCCAACGGTGTGGCCGCACTGGGGATCCTGGCCTTTGAGGTCTTTGATTGGCATGCCGCCGACCCTCTGGCTACCGTGGTGATTGCCCTGCTCATCCTCCGCGGTGTTTGGGGCATTTACCGCGATGCCGCTGACGAGCTTTTGGATCGAGGGCTTCCCCGCCAGGTGGAGGAGGAAGTCAAAGCCATGATCAGCAACCTGGCGCCGGAGGTCCGCGGGTACCGGGCCTTCCGCTCCCGCCGGGCCGGGCGGGTGCCGTTTTTTGAGTTTCGCCTTTTGGTGGACCGCAGTACGTCCTTCGAGCGCTCCCACGAAATTGCCGAAGAGGCCATCAAGCGCATCCGCGACAAACACGGCCCCGACACCCAGGTCATGGTGGACACCGACCCGGTTTAG
- a CDS encoding ribonuclease H-like domain-containing protein produces MEAHLSGNQETWDGQLGLFEDPSLREAPVGRPVLVFDLETQKSFEEVAGRNTRQLGMSVGVVYSFADDRFHVFYENEVHRLIDTLANAELVVGYNLLSFDYEVLRGYGEFPKGTPHTLDIMVELQQKLSFRPKLESVVQATLGEGKIGDGLQALRWYREGRLDEIAKYCQEDVRLTRDLYLYGKRNRHVLVARYSGSPIKVEVDW; encoded by the coding sequence GTGGAGGCACACTTGTCGGGCAATCAGGAAACCTGGGATGGACAGCTGGGGCTTTTTGAAGACCCCTCCCTCCGGGAAGCGCCGGTGGGCCGACCGGTTTTGGTTTTCGATTTGGAAACCCAGAAGAGCTTCGAAGAAGTGGCCGGGAGAAATACCCGGCAGCTGGGGATGTCGGTGGGTGTGGTGTACTCCTTTGCCGACGACCGTTTTCACGTTTTTTACGAAAACGAGGTGCACCGCCTCATTGACACCCTGGCCAACGCCGAGCTGGTGGTTGGCTACAACCTCTTAAGTTTCGACTATGAGGTGCTCCGGGGGTACGGGGAGTTCCCCAAGGGAACGCCGCACACCCTGGACATCATGGTGGAGCTGCAGCAGAAGCTTTCCTTCCGCCCCAAGCTGGAATCGGTGGTGCAGGCGACCTTAGGTGAGGGCAAGATCGGAGACGGGTTGCAGGCGCTCCGCTGGTACCGGGAGGGACGGCTGGACGAGATTGCCAAGTACTGCCAGGAGGACGTGCGGCTTACGCGCGACCTTTACCTTTACGGCAAGCGCAACCGCCACGTGTTGGTGGCGCGCTATTCCGGCTCTCCCATCAAGGTGGAAGTGGACTGGTAG
- a CDS encoding glucokinase yields the protein MPSPPSTLLVGDVGGTKTVLALASVGPQGVELHRESVARLESPAFPHLRELVAHYLATQSGPRPQGACFGVPGPVLGGSCRTTNLPWELEPGELAASLGLEKVLLINDVAALAWALARPPLPSHRVLRPGSPMAGTPKLVAAVGTGLGAAVVAEGPEGPVVLPTEAGHCDFSPKTPEDWELAVWLRAQVGNVSYEHLVSGPGLSRLYRYLAGESPDPGFVQAPDPAAWVVHRADRDPTCDRAVRLGVRYLGSALGDLALVSLPLSGVFLAGSVASGLAPWLGSPQFSQAFQEKGAHQELLARVPVYLLEDPLAPLLGCAYAWLFGETASTAERP from the coding sequence ATGCCTTCGCCCCCCTCCACCCTGCTGGTTGGCGACGTGGGCGGCACCAAAACCGTGCTGGCCCTGGCTTCCGTGGGTCCCCAGGGCGTTGAGCTCCACCGGGAAAGCGTTGCCCGCCTGGAAAGCCCCGCGTTCCCCCACCTTCGCGAGTTGGTGGCCCACTACCTGGCTACCCAATCTGGTCCTCGACCCCAGGGGGCTTGCTTTGGGGTTCCCGGACCGGTGCTGGGAGGGTCCTGCCGAACCACCAACCTCCCCTGGGAGCTCGAACCCGGTGAGCTTGCGGCCTCCTTGGGCCTGGAGAAGGTGCTCCTCATCAACGACGTGGCCGCCCTGGCCTGGGCCCTGGCGCGGCCACCCCTGCCCTCCCACCGCGTGCTGCGGCCGGGAAGCCCCATGGCCGGCACTCCCAAGCTGGTGGCGGCGGTGGGCACCGGGCTCGGCGCTGCCGTGGTGGCGGAAGGGCCAGAGGGCCCGGTTGTCCTTCCCACCGAGGCGGGTCACTGCGATTTTTCCCCTAAGACCCCCGAGGACTGGGAACTTGCCGTCTGGCTTCGCGCCCAGGTGGGCAACGTCAGCTACGAGCACCTGGTTTCCGGGCCGGGGTTGAGCCGGCTTTACCGCTACCTCGCCGGGGAAAGCCCGGACCCTGGCTTTGTTCAAGCGCCGGACCCGGCCGCCTGGGTGGTCCACCGCGCCGACCGCGATCCCACTTGTGACCGAGCGGTGCGCTTGGGCGTGCGGTACTTGGGCTCCGCTCTGGGCGACCTGGCGCTGGTAAGCCTGCCGCTTTCCGGGGTTTTCCTGGCCGGGTCGGTGGCTTCCGGCCTGGCTCCATGGCTTGGGTCGCCGCAGTTTTCCCAGGCTTTCCAGGAAAAAGGCGCCCATCAGGAGCTTCTCGCCCGGGTTCCCGTGTATTTGCTGGAAGATCCCCTGGCACCCCTGCTGGGGTGCGCTTACGCTTGGCTGTTTGGTGAAACGGCCTCTACTGCAGAACGACCGTAA
- a CDS encoding proline--tRNA ligase: protein MRFSQAFIYTLRENPQDAEVISHKLMARAGMIDKLAAGIYTYLPLGWRSIEKLCTIVREEMARAGSVELAMPCVQPAELWQESGRWFAYGKELLRFKDRHERDFCFGPTHEEVITDVVRRRVNSYRQLPVNLFQIQTKFRDEIRPRFGLMRGREFLMKDAYSFHSSYESLDEAYRAMEQAYRRIFERCGLSFTAVEADTGNIGGSESHEFMVLAETGEDAVVACACGYGANVEKAEAGRLPEAPPWPGQVPEKPQAVHTPGLTSVPEVAAFLGLLPAHFVKTMVVETDREFAVALVRGDDELNEVKLKNALGATHLQLASAEKVQRVTHATVGFAGPVGLSGVRVVADPEVMRLTVAATGANRDDFHLVGVVPGRDFNPDLVADIRLVRAQDPCPRCHKPLEVKRGIEVGHIFKLGTKYSKPMGCTYLDEKGEEQPMIMGCYGLGIGRTVAAAVEQNHDEDGIIWPLPLAPYAVEVLNVNPDLPQVGEVAERLYGELLAAGVEVLYDDRDERGGVKFKDADLIGFPVRVVVGKKGVEQGRVEISLRRDKSRRAVGIAEACGTVREILARGEVR from the coding sequence ATGCGTTTTTCTCAAGCGTTCATTTACACACTGCGGGAAAACCCCCAAGACGCCGAAGTCATCTCCCACAAGCTCATGGCCCGGGCGGGGATGATTGACAAGCTGGCGGCGGGCATTTACACGTACCTCCCGTTGGGCTGGCGGAGCATCGAAAAGCTCTGCACCATCGTGCGGGAGGAAATGGCGCGGGCCGGCTCGGTGGAGCTGGCCATGCCGTGCGTACAGCCGGCGGAGCTGTGGCAGGAGTCGGGGCGGTGGTTTGCCTACGGTAAGGAGCTCCTGCGGTTTAAGGACCGGCACGAGCGGGACTTCTGCTTTGGGCCCACCCACGAGGAGGTCATCACCGATGTGGTTCGGCGGCGGGTGAACTCCTACCGTCAGCTGCCGGTGAACCTCTTCCAAATCCAGACCAAGTTCCGGGACGAAATCCGTCCGCGCTTCGGCCTCATGCGGGGCCGCGAGTTTCTCATGAAGGACGCCTACTCCTTCCACTCGTCTTACGAGAGCTTGGACGAAGCGTACCGCGCCATGGAGCAAGCCTACCGCCGCATCTTTGAACGCTGCGGGCTTTCCTTCACCGCCGTGGAAGCGGATACCGGAAACATCGGCGGCAGCGAATCCCACGAGTTCATGGTGTTGGCCGAAACCGGCGAGGATGCGGTGGTGGCCTGCGCCTGCGGGTACGGGGCCAACGTGGAAAAGGCCGAAGCGGGGCGCCTCCCGGAGGCTCCCCCCTGGCCGGGGCAGGTGCCGGAAAAACCGCAAGCGGTGCATACCCCGGGGCTCACCTCTGTGCCGGAAGTGGCGGCTTTTCTCGGCCTTCTGCCTGCGCACTTCGTCAAGACCATGGTGGTGGAAACCGATCGGGAGTTTGCCGTGGCCTTGGTGCGCGGGGATGATGAGCTCAACGAGGTGAAGCTCAAGAACGCTTTAGGTGCCACCCATTTGCAGCTGGCCTCCGCAGAAAAGGTGCAGCGGGTGACCCACGCCACCGTGGGCTTTGCCGGTCCGGTGGGCCTTTCCGGTGTGCGGGTGGTGGCCGATCCCGAGGTCATGAGGCTTACCGTGGCCGCCACCGGCGCCAACCGGGACGATTTCCACCTGGTGGGTGTGGTACCGGGGCGGGACTTCAACCCCGATTTGGTGGCTGACATTCGCCTGGTGCGGGCGCAAGACCCCTGTCCGCGCTGCCACAAGCCCCTGGAGGTCAAGCGGGGCATCGAGGTGGGGCACATCTTCAAGCTGGGCACCAAGTACTCCAAACCCATGGGGTGCACCTACCTGGACGAAAAGGGTGAGGAGCAACCCATGATCATGGGGTGTTACGGTCTGGGGATTGGCCGCACGGTGGCCGCAGCGGTGGAGCAAAACCACGACGAGGACGGCATCATTTGGCCGCTGCCGCTAGCCCCTTACGCCGTGGAGGTGCTCAACGTGAACCCCGACCTGCCGCAGGTGGGCGAGGTGGCGGAAAGGCTATACGGTGAGCTTTTGGCCGCAGGGGTGGAGGTGCTTTACGACGACCGCGACGAGCGCGGCGGTGTGAAGTTCAAGGACGCGGACCTCATTGGCTTTCCGGTGCGGGTTGTGGTGGGCAAAAAGGGCGTTGAGCAAGGGCGGGTGGAGATCTCTCTGCGGCGGGACAAAAGCCGCCGGGCCGTGGGCATTGCCGAGGCCTGTGGCACAGTGCGGGAGATCTTGGCCCGCGGCGAGGTGCGGTAG
- a CDS encoding tetratricopeptide repeat protein, protein MCARCGSPLLVVSGLAEVGEEITPEEELEKAEQLAGAFSEDVLERLTLQEKQIAKLQEALQELRERVGELEGSVAIVDAGLRALSQLLDRRKVVREAELFAAWEREAAEEAARHEVVEDLNSRRELLLARARTLGSRAARAFERALDTAELLLASGKVRQAIGKLFAVLKRYPRHPEMAKLVGELAMEQGELAMAREAFQILVALDPSDADGLVSLATLLADEGQMREAERLLRKATRVAKESFLPSFALGALKIAQDDLLAARKHLLRAVNREEAPVPLFLLGLVELRLGRPAKAIKLLERAVELAPDLEEAIYTLGLAYLERGYTRKALSCFRQVLELDPQRLRYQEAVRLLVGGKPPLKLPPEVSRALDQAASASERGELTAAWEALSQACSAHPHPSLQAAAALVASALGKGREAVRWARQVLKQDIGGPPRIAAWTALLETLRGKGRYGVLQKLARNLLSAGESSLERGLAAYELALALVEQGRDMQQAEELAHQALVLFPSELQPYAQAAVGRVYLAQERYQDALDYLQPAASAAPSPQILTQLGLALLGVGEKQHARQVLQRARVEGGADLKTDVLDHLVRVAWLSTRRS, encoded by the coding sequence GTGTGCGCCCGTTGCGGCTCGCCGCTTCTGGTGGTTTCCGGCCTGGCGGAAGTGGGCGAGGAAATCACCCCGGAAGAGGAGCTGGAAAAGGCGGAGCAGCTTGCCGGTGCGTTTTCTGAGGACGTCCTGGAGCGCCTCACCCTGCAGGAAAAGCAAATTGCCAAGCTGCAAGAAGCGTTGCAGGAGCTGCGGGAGCGGGTTGGGGAGCTGGAAGGCTCGGTGGCCATTGTGGACGCCGGGCTTCGTGCCCTGTCCCAGCTTTTGGACCGGCGCAAGGTGGTGCGAGAGGCCGAGCTTTTTGCCGCCTGGGAGCGGGAGGCGGCGGAAGAGGCGGCCCGTCACGAGGTGGTGGAGGACCTCAACTCCCGGCGGGAGCTGCTTCTGGCCCGGGCGCGCACCCTGGGGAGCCGGGCCGCCCGCGCCTTTGAGCGCGCTCTGGACACCGCCGAGCTGCTTCTGGCCTCGGGCAAGGTGCGACAGGCCATCGGCAAGCTCTTCGCGGTGCTGAAGCGCTACCCCCGGCACCCGGAAATGGCCAAGCTGGTGGGTGAGCTGGCCATGGAGCAAGGGGAGCTGGCCATGGCCCGGGAGGCGTTTCAAATCCTGGTGGCCCTGGACCCCAGCGATGCCGACGGCTTGGTTTCCCTGGCCACGCTTTTGGCCGACGAGGGGCAAATGCGGGAAGCGGAGCGGCTCCTGCGGAAAGCCACCCGGGTGGCCAAGGAAAGCTTCCTCCCCAGCTTTGCCCTGGGGGCCTTGAAGATCGCCCAGGACGACCTTCTGGCGGCCCGCAAGCATTTGCTGCGGGCCGTAAACCGCGAGGAAGCTCCTGTGCCGCTTTTTCTCTTAGGCTTGGTGGAGCTGCGGCTGGGACGGCCAGCAAAGGCCATCAAGCTTTTGGAAAGGGCGGTGGAGCTGGCCCCTGATTTGGAGGAAGCCATTTACACCCTGGGCCTGGCGTACCTGGAGCGGGGTTACACCCGCAAAGCTCTGTCGTGTTTCCGCCAGGTGCTGGAGCTTGACCCCCAGCGGCTGCGGTACCAGGAGGCGGTCCGCCTGCTGGTGGGGGGAAAGCCCCCGCTCAAGCTTCCCCCCGAGGTTTCCCGCGCTTTGGATCAGGCGGCATCGGCGTCCGAGCGGGGGGAGCTCACAGCTGCCTGGGAGGCCCTGTCCCAGGCCTGCTCGGCCCACCCTCACCCCAGCCTGCAGGCGGCTGCGGCACTGGTGGCCTCAGCGCTGGGCAAGGGCCGGGAAGCGGTGCGGTGGGCCCGCCAGGTTTTGAAACAAGACATTGGCGGGCCACCGCGCATTGCCGCCTGGACGGCGCTTTTGGAAACCCTCCGGGGCAAGGGGAGGTATGGGGTTTTGCAAAAGCTGGCGCGCAACCTCCTTTCCGCCGGCGAAAGCAGCTTGGAAAGGGGGCTGGCCGCCTACGAGCTGGCCCTGGCCCTGGTGGAGCAGGGCCGGGACATGCAACAGGCGGAGGAGCTGGCCCACCAGGCTTTGGTCTTGTTCCCTTCGGAGCTGCAACCCTACGCCCAAGCTGCGGTGGGAAGGGTTTACCTGGCCCAGGAGCGCTACCAGGATGCGCTAGACTACCTGCAACCGGCAGCCTCGGCTGCTCCTTCCCCGCAAATCCTCACGCAGTTGGGGTTGGCTTTGCTGGGGGTGGGGGAAAAGCAGCACGCGCGCCAGGTGCTGCAAAGGGCGCGGGTGGAGGGGGGCGCGGATTTGAAGACCGACGTCCTGGACCACCTGGTGCGGGTGGCGTGGCTGTCCACGCGGAGGAGCTAA